A region of Hydrogenimonas cancrithermarum DNA encodes the following proteins:
- a CDS encoding cytochrome c oxidase, cbb3-type, CcoQ subunit — protein sequence MENIRELQAFGYFFFTVFLVVVLYAYILHLYRAEKKGTRNYEKYGNLALDDELDSKPVEPNENSDEMNENKEQK from the coding sequence ATGGAAAATATTAGAGAATTGCAGGCATTTGGATACTTTTTCTTCACCGTCTTTTTGGTGGTGGTTCTTTACGCCTATATCCTGCATCTCTACCGTGCCGAAAAAAAAGGCACGAGAAATTATGAGAAATATGGGAATCTGGCGCTGGACGATGAACTCGACAGTAAGCCAGTTGAACCCAATGAGAATTCTGATGAGATGAATGAAAACAAGGAGCAAAAATGA
- a CDS encoding TOBE domain-containing protein — protein MKIKSNLWFENEQKAFFGKGRIELLEQIDRYGSISKAAKAMKMSYKAAWDAVNEMNNLSAEPIVVRETGGKGGGGTRLTAKGHEYIRMYKEISTLQQKLFDLLGEQGDALENLLSFGRRLTLQTSARNQYHGTVTSMKSSAVTCEVELTLGGKETIYASITHKSAKAMGIDVGTDLFALIKSNWVLLATEPPTLSARNCLKGTIVSIQNDGLLSEVTLQLQGDNTITAVITSESLNELKFCEGDTAYAVFQSSHVLLAR, from the coding sequence ATGAAAATCAAAAGCAACCTCTGGTTCGAAAACGAACAAAAGGCTTTTTTCGGAAAAGGGCGCATCGAACTTCTCGAGCAGATCGACCGCTATGGGTCGATTTCCAAAGCGGCCAAAGCGATGAAAATGAGCTATAAAGCCGCATGGGATGCCGTCAACGAGATGAACAATCTCAGTGCGGAGCCGATCGTTGTCCGAGAAACCGGCGGTAAAGGGGGCGGCGGTACGCGTCTAACCGCCAAGGGGCACGAGTATATCCGTATGTACAAAGAGATCTCCACACTGCAGCAAAAGCTCTTCGACTTGCTCGGTGAACAAGGAGACGCCCTTGAAAACCTTCTGTCATTCGGACGCCGTTTGACCCTGCAGACCAGTGCGCGCAATCAATACCACGGCACGGTAACTTCAATGAAGAGTTCCGCCGTGACGTGTGAAGTCGAATTGACGCTTGGCGGAAAAGAGACCATCTATGCCTCAATCACCCATAAAAGCGCCAAAGCCATGGGAATCGACGTCGGCACAGATTTATTCGCGCTCATTAAAAGCAACTGGGTGCTTCTGGCGACCGAACCGCCGACACTCAGTGCCAGAAATTGCCTGAAGGGCACCATCGTCAGCATCCAAAACGACGGTCTGCTTTCCGAAGTCACACTCCAGCTTCAAGGCGACAATACCATTACCGCCGTCATTACCTCCGAATCGCTCAATGAACTGAAGTTTTGCGAAGGCGATACAGCCTACGCCGTCTTTCAATCCTCACACGTGCTTTTGGCGCGCTGA
- a CDS encoding TOBE domain-containing protein translates to MNRLKGSVTAIQCSGELSQVDIACGNTGLTAFMLGKPNENPGVAVGSDVWVLFKESEVALAKGFSGALSLRNRFEGRIGKIVLGDLLAEVTLAYAGDTIVSIISRRACEAMELKVGDRVTALVKANEITLMESD, encoded by the coding sequence ATGAACCGCTTGAAAGGCAGCGTCACCGCGATACAATGTTCAGGCGAACTTTCACAGGTGGATATCGCATGCGGCAACACGGGTTTGACGGCGTTTATGCTCGGGAAACCCAACGAAAATCCGGGTGTGGCGGTCGGCAGCGATGTCTGGGTGCTTTTCAAGGAGAGCGAAGTGGCGCTCGCCAAAGGTTTCAGCGGGGCCTTGAGTCTTCGTAACCGTTTTGAGGGTCGTATCGGAAAGATCGTCCTCGGCGATCTGCTGGCGGAGGTGACGCTGGCTTACGCGGGCGATACGATCGTTTCGATCATCAGCCGCCGCGCCTGTGAAGCGATGGAACTGAAAGTCGGTGACCGCGTCACGGCGCTGGTCAAAGCCAACGAAATAACGCTGATGGAGAGTGATTGA
- a CDS encoding NifB/NifX family molybdenum-iron cluster-binding protein, producing the protein MVAMPVKMNREDPPLTTVFGKAKWFVFADGNGKVVIRENPFAGAGPKTVAWLIENGVKEIVTPHIGGNPFMFLKDAGVRLYYPGEGRILVSEALDKLKNDELEEITIENVMRFTHH; encoded by the coding sequence ATGGTCGCGATGCCGGTAAAGATGAACAGAGAGGATCCGCCGCTGACCACGGTTTTCGGGAAGGCGAAGTGGTTTGTCTTCGCCGATGGAAACGGAAAGGTCGTGATTCGTGAAAACCCCTTCGCGGGTGCCGGGCCGAAGACGGTTGCCTGGCTTATCGAAAATGGTGTCAAAGAGATCGTCACCCCTCATATCGGGGGCAATCCATTCATGTTTCTGAAGGATGCGGGTGTCCGCCTCTACTACCCGGGAGAGGGGCGCATCCTCGTTTCGGAAGCCCTTGATAAATTGAAAAACGATGAACTTGAAGAGATTACGATCGAAAATGTCATGCGGTTTACGCATCACTGA
- a CDS encoding cbb3-type cytochrome c oxidase N-terminal domain-containing protein, with protein sequence MNWLSDNVNQLALIGAAVILILTIYVAGKYIKQMKTEKSTGELAEENWDGIGEYKNELPAGWAYTFLGTIIWGMWYMIAGYPVDGYSQIGEYNQEVAAHTQRFESKWASADSQTLQEMGEGVYLVQCAPCHGIAGDGMGGKAADLTVWGSAAGVLETIKNGSKGLGYPMGEMPAGMLSGDAAQKVAEYVANGMKGEQPAEFATCAGCHGADGKGMGGMAPDLSKYGTPDFVADVLNRGKKGFIGTMVSFKGRLTPIQEKAVGTYILSLSRGE encoded by the coding sequence ATGAACTGGTTAAGCGATAATGTCAATCAGCTCGCCCTGATCGGTGCAGCCGTTATCCTCATCCTGACTATTTACGTCGCTGGTAAATATATCAAACAGATGAAGACGGAGAAGTCGACGGGTGAGCTTGCCGAAGAGAATTGGGATGGCATTGGTGAATACAAGAACGAACTCCCTGCTGGATGGGCCTATACGTTTCTTGGTACGATCATTTGGGGCATGTGGTATATGATTGCAGGATATCCTGTCGACGGATATTCCCAGATCGGTGAATACAATCAAGAGGTCGCTGCACATACACAAAGATTCGAAAGCAAATGGGCCAGCGCGGACAGCCAGACTCTTCAGGAGATGGGTGAAGGTGTTTACCTCGTTCAGTGTGCACCGTGTCATGGTATTGCCGGTGATGGTATGGGTGGCAAAGCGGCAGACTTGACTGTGTGGGGATCCGCTGCAGGAGTTCTTGAGACGATCAAAAACGGATCGAAAGGTCTTGGATATCCTATGGGGGAAATGCCAGCCGGTATGCTTAGTGGTGACGCGGCTCAGAAAGTTGCAGAGTATGTCGCCAATGGCATGAAAGGCGAGCAGCCTGCCGAGTTCGCGACATGCGCAGGATGTCATGGAGCGGACGGAAAAGGTATGGGCGGTATGGCACCGGATTTGTCCAAATACGGAACCCCTGACTTTGTCGCGGATGTACTCAACCGTGGTAAAAAAGGTTTTATCGGTACGATGGTCAGTTTCAAAGGCCGATTGACACCGATTCAAGAAAAAGCTGTCGGTACCTATATCCTCAGCCTTTCACGTGGCGAATAA
- the ccoG gene encoding cytochrome c oxidase accessory protein CcoG encodes MTGAVGAKKRNRAKEYLKNWVPYRIKRYWLFGIVTIVALVLPFIKINGNHFFLLNFDHKQLHFLFVRFDMQELYLMPFLLMLLFLGIFFMTTLGGRVWCGWACPQTIFRVIYRDLFETKLLHLRKRITNKQQEPDWSKPENKAKEAIAIGLWSVLALIAAADFVWYFVPPEDFFQYIQNPGEHPVLIGFWIGIALFLIVDVVWLKENFCVYICPYSRVQSVMYDDDTIMAIYNVHRGGHIYDHEGQDAKKLVHNVKELHEREPEAECTACESCVKVCPTHIDIRQGMQLECINCLECVDACTKVMGALGKPSLVVWSSPREIEQGEKTHYIRPRTIAYAVALTIVFVALLVMGTKKEHMLLNINKTAQLYRFTHDGRIVNDYTFLFQNTDSKEHTYYFEVEGHPEIKIVKPSKPFKLAAGKKAKKIVQLEATKPLAKDTRKDTPIPITIKAYAVDDPEKIVVERHTVFVYPRWDIAQKHLKKAE; translated from the coding sequence ATGACGGGAGCGGTGGGTGCAAAAAAGAGAAACAGAGCCAAAGAGTACCTGAAGAACTGGGTACCGTACCGAATAAAGCGGTACTGGCTCTTCGGTATCGTAACGATCGTTGCACTCGTGCTGCCGTTCATCAAGATCAACGGCAACCACTTTTTCCTGCTGAACTTCGACCACAAGCAGCTCCATTTTCTGTTCGTGCGCTTCGATATGCAGGAGCTCTACCTGATGCCGTTTCTGTTGATGTTGCTGTTTTTGGGGATCTTTTTCATGACGACGCTCGGAGGACGCGTCTGGTGCGGATGGGCGTGCCCGCAGACGATTTTCCGCGTCATCTACCGTGACCTGTTCGAGACGAAACTGCTGCACCTGCGTAAACGTATCACGAACAAACAGCAAGAGCCCGACTGGTCCAAACCGGAGAACAAGGCGAAAGAGGCGATCGCGATCGGGTTGTGGTCCGTGCTGGCCCTCATTGCGGCCGCGGACTTCGTCTGGTACTTCGTTCCGCCGGAGGATTTTTTCCAGTATATCCAGAACCCCGGTGAGCACCCCGTGCTCATCGGCTTCTGGATCGGTATCGCGCTGTTTCTGATCGTCGATGTGGTGTGGCTTAAAGAGAATTTCTGTGTCTATATCTGCCCCTACAGCAGGGTGCAGTCGGTCATGTACGACGACGATACGATCATGGCGATCTACAATGTGCACCGCGGAGGGCATATCTACGACCATGAGGGGCAGGATGCGAAAAAGCTGGTTCACAACGTCAAAGAGCTGCATGAAAGAGAGCCCGAGGCGGAGTGTACGGCTTGTGAAAGCTGCGTGAAGGTCTGCCCGACCCATATCGATATCCGCCAGGGGATGCAGCTTGAATGTATCAACTGCCTCGAATGTGTCGACGCCTGTACCAAAGTGATGGGCGCACTGGGTAAACCGAGCCTCGTGGTGTGGAGTTCCCCGAGAGAGATCGAACAGGGTGAAAAGACCCACTACATACGGCCGCGGACGATCGCGTACGCCGTGGCCCTGACGATCGTCTTCGTCGCGCTGCTGGTGATGGGGACCAAAAAAGAGCATATGCTGCTCAATATCAACAAGACGGCACAACTCTACCGGTTCACCCATGACGGAAGGATCGTCAACGACTATACGTTCCTCTTCCAGAATACGGATAGCAAAGAGCACACGTACTACTTCGAAGTGGAGGGACACCCGGAGATCAAGATCGTCAAGCCGAGTAAGCCGTTCAAACTGGCGGCAGGCAAGAAAGCGAAAAAGATCGTACAGCTGGAGGCGACCAAGCCGCTGGCGAAAGATACGCGAAAAGATACGCCGATTCCGATCACGATCAAAGCCTATGCGGTGGACGATCCCGAAAAGATCGTCGTCGAACGCCATACAGTCTTCGTCTATCCCCGTTGGGACATCGCGCAAAAACATTTGAAAAAGGCGGAGTAG
- a CDS encoding NAD(P)/FAD-dependent oxidoreductase, whose protein sequence is MKKVLILGGGFAGVEAAIFLRKKGYSVTLISDRDYFYIYPTSIWIPTGEAEFEDICVPLKDLQEAHGFELIIDEVKEIHSKERRVVCANGEYRCEYLVIAIGSGKVKHEGSEHFLSICGKPEESLEIKERIDALIEKGGGKIAMGFGGNPKDPSNVRGGPAFEVLFNVHNELKKKGIRDKFELTFFAPMEKPGARMGPQALKMMDLFFNKLNIHKHFGKKIKRFEADGIVFEDDSKLESDFTMFIPAGDGHPVFRNSDLPLNEAGLIKVNDYCEVMHDYDETPEKYNVFAIGDSVALDGPDWRAKQGHIAEVMARNVAFNIDAIAKGSEERKGYLDHLNILCVMDSGDGAAFVYRDNKGGKMIPMPVIGHWLKKGWGWYCRNSKLGKIPRIPGM, encoded by the coding sequence ATGAAAAAGGTTTTGATTCTTGGTGGAGGATTCGCTGGTGTGGAAGCGGCGATTTTTCTTCGCAAAAAAGGGTATTCGGTGACTCTGATTTCCGATAGGGACTATTTCTACATCTATCCCACATCGATCTGGATCCCAACGGGTGAAGCGGAGTTCGAAGATATCTGCGTTCCGCTCAAAGATCTGCAGGAGGCTCATGGATTCGAGTTGATCATCGATGAGGTGAAGGAGATCCACTCCAAAGAGCGGCGTGTTGTCTGCGCCAACGGCGAATACCGCTGCGAGTATCTCGTTATCGCAATCGGTAGCGGCAAAGTGAAACACGAAGGGAGCGAGCATTTCCTCTCGATCTGCGGTAAACCCGAAGAGTCGCTCGAAATCAAGGAGCGTATCGATGCGTTGATAGAAAAAGGGGGTGGAAAGATCGCGATGGGATTTGGCGGCAATCCGAAAGATCCGAGCAACGTGCGGGGCGGTCCGGCATTCGAAGTGCTTTTCAATGTCCATAACGAATTGAAAAAGAAAGGGATTCGGGACAAGTTCGAGCTGACTTTTTTTGCACCGATGGAAAAACCGGGTGCGCGGATGGGGCCGCAGGCTCTCAAAATGATGGATCTGTTTTTCAACAAACTCAATATTCATAAACATTTTGGCAAAAAGATCAAGCGTTTCGAAGCGGACGGTATCGTTTTCGAAGACGATAGCAAACTCGAGAGCGATTTTACGATGTTCATTCCCGCGGGCGACGGCCATCCCGTTTTCAGAAACTCCGATCTGCCGCTCAACGAAGCGGGGCTGATCAAAGTCAACGACTATTGTGAAGTGATGCATGACTACGATGAGACACCGGAAAAATACAATGTCTTCGCCATTGGTGACTCGGTCGCGCTCGATGGTCCGGACTGGCGTGCGAAACAGGGGCATATCGCCGAAGTGATGGCGCGCAATGTCGCGTTCAACATCGATGCGATCGCAAAGGGGAGCGAAGAGCGTAAAGGGTATCTCGATCATCTCAATATACTTTGCGTCATGGACAGTGGGGACGGTGCCGCGTTTGTTTACCGCGACAACAAGGGTGGCAAAATGATTCCGATGCCCGTGATCGGCCACTGGCTGAAAAAAGGGTGGGGCTGGTACTGCCGCAACTCCAAACTGGGCAAAATTCCGCGTATCCCCGGAATGTAA
- a CDS encoding DUF4006 family protein codes for MMEKQGSPFGIHGITGFLIATGILLSTLAGLTYAAIATQQATAQQSYEIVDPLGIKMVGPNLENETHVIIHGNPVGGDTLHKYKFEK; via the coding sequence ATGATGGAAAAACAAGGAAGCCCATTCGGAATTCACGGAATTACCGGATTTTTGATTGCGACGGGAATATTGCTTTCAACGCTTGCGGGATTGACCTATGCTGCAATCGCTACACAGCAGGCAACGGCGCAGCAGTCGTATGAGATCGTTGATCCTCTCGGTATTAAAATGGTTGGACCTAACCTCGAGAACGAGACGCATGTCATTATCCACGGTAATCCGGTGGGTGGAGATACCCTCCACAAATATAAATTCGAGAAGTAA
- the ccoO gene encoding cytochrome-c oxidase, cbb3-type subunit II yields the protein MFHWLEKRPFFFSVVLFLVIAFAGLIEIVPDFAQASRPVAGKQPYTLLQLAGRHVYIKDSCNACHSQLIRPFKSETDRYGPYSLSGEYAYDRPFLWGSKRTGPDLHRVGEYRTTDWHENHMWEPTSVVPGSIMPAYKHMFHQNVDLETAYAEALTVKKVFNVPYDKPGHTKLGTWEEAKKEALEEAKKVADDMKNQDVKDAVARGEIPEIVALIAYLNSLH from the coding sequence ATGTTTCATTGGCTAGAAAAAAGACCGTTTTTCTTTTCGGTAGTTCTGTTCCTCGTCATCGCGTTCGCTGGACTTATCGAGATCGTGCCTGATTTTGCACAGGCTTCCCGTCCAGTGGCAGGTAAACAACCCTATACACTGCTTCAGCTTGCAGGGCGCCATGTCTATATCAAAGACAGCTGTAATGCATGTCATTCACAGCTCATCCGTCCATTCAAGTCTGAAACCGACCGTTACGGTCCGTACAGCCTAAGTGGGGAGTATGCGTATGATCGACCGTTCCTGTGGGGCTCAAAACGTACAGGTCCGGACCTTCACCGTGTTGGCGAGTATCGTACGACTGATTGGCACGAGAACCACATGTGGGAACCGACATCTGTCGTTCCTGGTTCCATCATGCCAGCATATAAACATATGTTTCATCAAAATGTCGATCTTGAGACGGCTTATGCGGAAGCATTGACGGTCAAGAAAGTTTTCAACGTCCCTTATGACAAGCCGGGCCATACTAAACTCGGGACATGGGAAGAGGCGAAAAAAGAGGCGCTCGAAGAGGCGAAAAAGGTTGCTGACGACATGAAAAATCAGGATGTCAAAGATGCGGTAGCACGTGGTGAAATTCCTGAAATCGTTGCATTGATCGCATATCTGAACAGCCTTCATTAA
- a CDS encoding sulfate/molybdate ABC transporter ATP-binding protein produces MIELALKKKLLSTEGELELSIKTTIENGEFVAFFGESGAGKTTVLRMIAGLETPDAGRIVVDGETWFDSRKKIDLPPAKRKIGFVFQDYALFPNMTVAENLRFALQKGENPVIVDELIETIGLRELADRLPSQLSGGQQQRVAVARALVRRPRLLLLDEPLSALDHAMRIRLQDELAEIHKRFKLTTILVSHDPSEIFRLCGSVYRLERGEIKEVGTPSEVFVKERISSSFKFVGEVLAIEPCEMVYLLTVAVGTQIVKIMATEREREGLRIGSRIQIVSKAFHPMIFRAETAKGNSED; encoded by the coding sequence ATGATAGAACTTGCACTCAAAAAAAAGCTGCTCTCTACCGAAGGAGAGCTGGAGCTCAGCATTAAGACAACCATCGAGAATGGCGAGTTCGTCGCTTTTTTCGGTGAGTCCGGAGCCGGAAAGACGACGGTACTGCGGATGATCGCAGGGCTCGAAACACCCGATGCCGGCCGCATCGTCGTGGACGGCGAAACATGGTTCGACAGTCGAAAAAAGATCGACCTGCCGCCCGCAAAACGCAAAATAGGATTCGTTTTTCAAGATTACGCGCTCTTCCCCAATATGACGGTCGCGGAGAATCTTCGCTTTGCCTTGCAAAAAGGGGAGAATCCCGTGATTGTCGATGAGCTTATCGAAACGATTGGGTTGCGTGAGCTCGCCGATCGCCTCCCCTCACAGCTCTCCGGCGGCCAGCAGCAGCGTGTTGCGGTGGCGCGTGCACTGGTGCGCCGCCCCCGCCTGCTTCTGCTCGACGAACCGCTCTCGGCACTCGATCATGCGATGCGTATCAGACTCCAGGACGAGCTTGCCGAGATCCATAAGCGGTTCAAACTGACAACGATCCTTGTGAGTCATGATCCGAGCGAAATCTTCCGCCTCTGCGGGAGCGTTTATCGCCTCGAGCGCGGAGAGATAAAAGAGGTGGGCACCCCTTCGGAGGTCTTTGTCAAAGAGCGCATCAGCAGCAGCTTCAAATTCGTTGGTGAAGTGCTCGCCATCGAACCGTGCGAAATGGTCTATCTGCTGACCGTTGCCGTCGGAACGCAGATCGTCAAAATCATGGCTACAGAGCGTGAACGCGAAGGACTGCGTATCGGCAGCCGGATCCAGATCGTCTCCAAAGCCTTCCACCCGATGATTTTCAGGGCGGAAACAGCCAAAGGCAATTCTGAAGATTAA
- a CDS encoding TOBE domain-containing protein, with translation MKISARNAFKCTVTGLKRGAVNTEVEMALENGTPLCAIITDESAESLGLAPGKPCLAILKASWIMLAEPSVRSISARNKICGTVSAVKEGAVNTEVILQTANGDVISVIVTRESALAMKIEGGSEVCAVFKAGSVILATDKE, from the coding sequence ATGAAAATCAGCGCGAGAAATGCGTTCAAATGCACCGTGACCGGCCTGAAACGGGGCGCGGTCAACACTGAAGTCGAAATGGCGCTCGAGAATGGAACGCCCCTGTGTGCCATCATCACCGATGAAAGCGCGGAATCTCTCGGGCTCGCCCCCGGCAAACCATGCCTGGCGATCTTGAAAGCGTCGTGGATTATGCTGGCCGAACCGTCCGTCCGTTCGATCAGCGCGCGCAACAAAATCTGCGGGACCGTCAGTGCCGTCAAAGAGGGGGCAGTCAATACCGAGGTGATCTTGCAAACAGCCAACGGCGACGTCATCAGCGTAATCGTGACCCGCGAATCGGCTTTGGCCATGAAGATCGAGGGCGGCAGCGAAGTTTGTGCCGTATTTAAAGCCGGCAGCGTCATTCTGGCAACCGACAAGGAGTGA
- the modA gene encoding molybdate ABC transporter substrate-binding protein — protein sequence MKKSLLLFLVSLAAMGAVAEEITVATAANVQFAMAELQKTFEKETGITVRTVISSSGKLTAQIKSGAPFDLFLSANMKYPEYLRKHGFAVTEPRVYAYGSLVIWTLKPIDTKAGLKSLTNPAAERIAIPNPKNAPYGIQALKAMQNAGVYDAVKSKLIYAESVSQTNQYIVSKAADIGMTAKSVVLSPKVAGKGSFVDVDPALYSPIQQGVVILKHGEKNHPNAVRAFYDFLFSPQGRKIFKTYGYITP from the coding sequence ATGAAAAAGAGTCTGTTGCTATTTTTGGTTTCACTGGCCGCCATGGGTGCCGTCGCCGAAGAGATCACCGTTGCCACGGCGGCCAACGTCCAGTTCGCCATGGCCGAACTGCAAAAAACATTCGAGAAAGAGACCGGGATTACGGTCCGTACCGTCATCTCCTCTTCGGGGAAACTGACCGCACAGATCAAAAGCGGCGCGCCTTTCGACCTCTTTTTGTCCGCCAATATGAAGTATCCCGAGTACCTGCGTAAACATGGGTTCGCCGTCACCGAACCCAGGGTCTACGCTTACGGTTCACTGGTCATCTGGACGCTCAAACCGATCGATACGAAAGCGGGTCTGAAATCTTTGACGAATCCTGCGGCCGAACGCATCGCCATCCCCAACCCCAAAAACGCCCCCTACGGCATTCAGGCACTCAAAGCGATGCAGAATGCAGGTGTTTACGATGCAGTCAAATCCAAACTGATCTATGCGGAGAGCGTATCGCAGACCAATCAGTACATCGTCTCCAAAGCCGCCGATATCGGTATGACGGCCAAATCGGTCGTGCTTTCGCCCAAGGTGGCAGGCAAAGGTAGCTTTGTCGATGTCGATCCCGCACTCTACTCCCCGATCCAGCAGGGCGTCGTGATCCTCAAGCACGGCGAGAAAAACCATCCCAACGCCGTCCGGGCCTTTTACGACTTTCTTTTCAGCCCACAAGGCAGAAAAATTTTCAAAACATACGGCTATATCACACCATGA
- a CDS encoding DUF6858 family protein: MTQKVFKEKYPIFELIIDKEETTCKTVDDVIDYFKAKIEEHPVAAYIATFDHYAHTSGLAEGEINEKIKGAKNIVFCFGKELPTPEVMAVRPRSIGVSDMGDKFVVIFMEAPNPQANNAMESWAKALKNA; encoded by the coding sequence GTGACCCAGAAAGTATTCAAAGAGAAGTATCCGATTTTCGAACTGATCATCGACAAAGAGGAGACGACATGCAAAACGGTCGATGATGTGATCGACTACTTCAAAGCGAAAATCGAGGAGCATCCGGTTGCGGCTTACATCGCGACATTCGATCACTATGCCCATACCAGCGGTTTGGCCGAAGGCGAGATCAACGAAAAGATCAAAGGGGCGAAAAACATTGTCTTCTGCTTTGGCAAGGAGCTTCCGACGCCGGAAGTGATGGCTGTGCGCCCGCGTTCCATCGGCGTCAGCGATATGGGTGACAAATTTGTCGTCATCTTCATGGAAGCGCCCAATCCGCAGGCGAACAATGCGATGGAATCATGGGCGAAAGCACTCAAAAACGCCTGA
- the modB gene encoding molybdate ABC transporter permease subunit, whose amino-acid sequence MDAQFWTTMALTFKLAVVTTIILLFIGVPLAYFLASTRSRFKPIIETVVSMPLVLPPTVLGFYLLVAFSSEHAFGKFCEEVLGFRLPFTFEGLVLGSAIFSLPFMVHPIQAGLQNLPKSLTEAAQMLGKSRTSILFRVLLPNIKPSLLTGIVITFAHTVGEFGVVLMIGGNIPGETRVASIAIYDEVEALNYDIANHYALILFAVTFSILLVVYLVNRSFMQKM is encoded by the coding sequence ATGGATGCACAGTTTTGGACGACGATGGCGTTGACGTTCAAGCTTGCCGTCGTCACGACGATCATTCTGCTCTTTATCGGCGTGCCGCTCGCCTATTTTCTCGCCTCGACCCGCTCACGATTCAAGCCGATCATCGAAACCGTCGTCAGTATGCCGCTGGTTCTGCCGCCGACGGTACTGGGTTTTTATCTACTAGTGGCGTTCAGCAGCGAACACGCCTTTGGAAAATTCTGCGAAGAGGTGCTGGGTTTTCGTCTCCCCTTCACTTTCGAGGGACTAGTGCTCGGTTCGGCTATTTTCAGTCTTCCCTTTATGGTGCACCCGATCCAGGCGGGCCTGCAGAATCTGCCCAAATCGCTCACCGAAGCGGCGCAGATGCTCGGCAAATCCCGCACGTCCATCCTCTTTCGCGTGCTGCTGCCCAATATCAAACCCTCGCTATTGACGGGCATCGTCATCACCTTCGCCCACACGGTCGGAGAATTCGGCGTGGTCTTGATGATCGGCGGCAACATCCCCGGCGAAACGCGCGTCGCCTCCATCGCCATCTACGACGAAGTCGAGGCACTCAACTACGATATCGCCAACCACTACGCACTGATCCTCTTTGCAGTCACCTTTTCGATTCTGCTGGTGGTCTATCTCGTGAACCGTTCGTTCATGCAAAAGATGTAA